The genomic window GCCCGCTTAGATGACATTTCTTTATATGTATTTACAACAGAACGGAGTCGGTTCTCCTGTTCGGTATTCACATTCACTTGCTCCGGAACGGTAGCTGTTTCCTGTACACTAGTTTCTTCTTCTGACGCTTGCGAAGTACTACTCATTACCGCTAATTCATTTTCTGTTTCACGAAGCTGTGTTTGTAATTGTATGATTTCTTGTTCCAACTCTGCTATCGTTTCTTCAACTGCCTGATCCACATCAGAACGATTTTCCTGGAACAGAGATCCTGCGCTTGGTAAGCCAAATAATGGACCTATATAAATATAGCCAACAATGAGCAGCAGAATGAACGGTACAAATATAGAGACGAGAAGCATTTTTGATTGTTTCCGCTTGTCTTTCTTCATCCGATTAAAGCCCGATTAAACTGATTTACACTTATTTCATCCATTTGCTGTTGTTCACGTTTCCGTTCATCCTGCTCGTATTGCTGTGCTTGTCTTTCTTTTAACCGTTCAAATTGCTTGTGTGAACGCGCAGTAAATTGATACCGTTCTTCTTGTCTCTGCATTTCCACTCGTGCTTGATCTGTTTCTTCTTTAATTTTCATAATAGCCTTCTCTAGCTGTGAAAGATAAAGCGACATTTGTACACACTCACTCACTTTCATTCCTACAGCTTGATTTGAATGAACTGATTTCTCAAGCGTTTCTTTCTCTTTCAATCGTTCATATAAAGACGTTGCCGTACGTTCGAAAGAAGCTCGTGCCAAGTCGACTTGTTTTTTTGCTTGGATTTGATCATGTTTCTTCACATCCATTACTTGTTGAAGAGAAAATGAAAATGTCATTATTCTTTCTTTACTCCTTTCACTAAGTGCATCATTTCGGCGAATGTAGACGAGAAATCATAACATTCGCCAGAGCGCTGTGACAAAAACTGCAACAGCTGCGGCATCGCTTCAATCGCACGGTCGATTGCCGGCGACGCACCCTGCTTATAGGCACCAAGCTGTATTAAATCTTCTGTTTCTTCATAATCAGCAAGCCAGCGTCTCATTTCTTTTGCAGCTTGAGCATGATCGTCGCTTACTAACTCACTCATTAAACGACTAACACTTTTCAACAAATGAATTGCTGGAAACTGTCCTTTGTTTGCCAAACCTCGATCAAGAATAAAATGCCCATCTAAAATACCACGGACAGCATCTGCAATTGGCTCATTCATGTCATCCCCGTCAACTAAGACAGTGTAAAATGCGGTAATGGTCCCTTTTTCACTCGTACCTGCTCGCTCTAATAATTGCGGTAACTTTGCAAACACAGATGGTGGATACCCTTTGGAAGTTGGGGGCTCACCAATCGCTAGTCCGATTTCTCGATGGGCCATAGCAAAACGTGTAACAGAGTCCATCATTAAGTTAACCGCCAGACCTTGATCACGGAAATATTCTGCGATAGCGGTTGCGGTTAAAGCACCTTTTACTCGCTGTAAAGGGGGTTGATCAGAGGTTACGACAATCAGTACAGATTTCTGTAATCCTTCTGGGCCAAGATCTCTTTCAATAAAATCCCTTACTTCCCTGCCCCTCTCACCGATAAGAGCAATAACGTTCACATCTGCATCCGACTGTTTTGCAATCATTGACATCAACGTACTTTTACCGACGCCACTTCCAGCAAAAATTCCAACGCGTTGCCCTTTCCCCATCGTGAGCATGCTATCAATAGCTTTCACCCCAACGCTCATTGTTTCACTAATTCGAGGTCGAGTCATTGGTGGAGGCGGCTCACTGTCAGCTGGATAAAACCTATCAAAAGAATCTATGTGCCCATCAGCGAGGTCAAATGGTGTACCGACACCGTCTACTAATTTCCCAATCAATGCAGGTCCCACTGGAATCATTAAGGATTGTTTTGTTGTTTCCACTAAGCTACCTAATTCTATATGATCGATGCGATCAAGAGGCATGAGCAATACACGGTCGTGGTCAAAGCCAACAACTTCTGCACGAATCTTCTTTTTTTTATCTTGACCTGTCCATATATAACAGAGCTCTCCGATAAACGATCGAGGTCCTGACGATTCAATCGTTAGTCCCGTCACTTTCTTCACTTGTCCGTACCATTTATAAAGTGTGCTCGCCTCGACTTGATCAATTAGTTGTTTCCACATAGTCTTTTCCTATCACACGCATTAGTTGTTGTTTTAATTCAAGTAGCTGTGTATCTAAAGAAGCATCAAGCCGCCCCGCATTCGTAACAATGACACATTCTGTTTCATTCCTTTGAGCGTCTGGAATAATTCTAAAATCTTGGCATGCTGGTAGCTGTTGCTGAAGCTCTGCTTTCGAATCAACAAGCTTTTTATACCATGAAGGGTGTACATACACTTTAATTAATTCCATATCTTTCACTTCTTGCAAAATTTGGGCGAGCATTGTAGCAAGCGTATTCTCATGTTCTAACTCACTTTTTAACACACGCCTTACGATGGAAAGAGCCAGCTCAATTAAAAACGGTTCATTTCTTTCAATCGATTGCTCCACTTCGTCTTGAGCTTGCTCCAATAAATGACGTGCTTCTGTTAACTTCCCTTCATAAATCGACAGCGCCTGAGATTCGCCGGCGTTAAAACCGGTTTCATATCCTTCTGATTGTGCTTGTAGCTTACGTTCTTCCCATTGTTGTTCCAATTGGGTTGCTCGTTCCGCTAGTTCTACATCAATCTGTTGAGCGCGTGCTCTTGCTTCCATTAGAATAGCCTCAGCTTCTCGGTTCGCTTGAGCGACAAGTTGCTTGCTGTCATCGTCCAACGTCTTAACTACTTCTATGTCAGACTTAGATTCAATTTCAGATGGAAGGTTCTGTTCTATTTGCTGGATACCAATGGCTCGTTTTTTAGACAACTCTGTGCTTACACGAATAACGTTAGACAAGGATGTCCTCTCCATTCGTTCGCGCTAAAACGATTTCACCCATATCTTCAAGGTCACGAATTTTCGCAACAATTCTAGACTGGGCTTCTTCTACATCTCGTAAACGAACCGGACCCATATATTCCATTTCATCTCTAAACGCCTCAGCCATACGCTGTGACATATTTGAAAAGATCGATTCTTTCACATCATCACTCGCTACTTTTAAGGCCAACTGTAAATCATCGTTTTGTACGTCTCGAATAACACGCTGAATAGCTCTCTTTTCAAGAGTAACAATATCCTCGAACACAAACATTCGTTTCTTAATTTCTTCTGCTAGCTCTGGATCTTGGATATACAATCCATCAAGGATCGTTCGTTCTGTGGATCGGTCGACTCCGTTTAACACCTCTACAACGGCTTCGATCCCGCCAGCCTCTGTATAGTCTTGGGTAATCGTTTGTGATAATTTTTCTTCTAATACTTTCTCTACTTGCGAGATCACTTCTGGTGAAGAGCGATCCATCATGGCAATTCTTCGCGCTACATCGGTTTGAATCATTTCGGGTAAAGATGAAATAATTTGACCAGCTTGCTTTGATGGAATATACGATAGGACAACAGCAATTGTTTGAGGATGCTCATGCTGTATAAAATTCAAGATTTGCGATGGATCCAGTTTTCTTGCAAAATCAAACGGACGGACTTGAATGGTTGCTGCCAAACGGTCAATAACAGAAGCAGCTTCTTCTTCACCTAACGCTTTTTCTAAAACAGATCGGGCATAACCAATGCCCCCTTGCGACAAATATTCTCTCGCATCAACAATGGCTTTAAATTCATCTAGCACATTCGCTTGCGTCTCTTTATCAATTTTTCGAACTGCAGAAATTTCAAGTGACAACAATTCAATTTCTTCTTCCGATAAATGCTTGTATACTTGTGCAGCTGAATCTGGGCCAAGCGAAATTAACAATACTGCCGCTTTTTGTTTCCCAGTTAATTGTACGATAGCCAAGCGATCACACTCCTTTACTAATCCTCAGACAACCACGTTCTAAGTAATTTAGAAAATTCTTCTGGGTTTTGATTCGCTAATTGATTCAACTCTTTCAGTTGCTTTTTCTCTTCTTTCTCTTCTTTTTCATTAAAGCGGATGGGCTCATCTTCTTCTATATCTAAATGGGTGCTCTGATCTTCTATCGCTATTGTATCTGCTTGTTTACGAGTCCGAATTAAAAGAACAATAAGCAAGACGATAAACAGAAGTAACGCTACAGCTGCGATGATCATCCACATCGGAATGCCTTGTGCAGGTTGCTCATTTTCGATTTGGGCCGATTCAGCGAACGGAACAGACGAGATGGAGACTCGATTCGTTGCTGCTGGAGCCTCTTCTACCGTTGCTGGTATCGTTGTCTCAACAATTGTATTGAGCATTGCTGATAGATTGTCCATTTGCTGAGCCGGAAGCTGCATCATTCCTTCTGGCGGATTAACCATAGCCTGTATGCTTACATCTCGAATCCGATAGGGGCTTTCAATAATTTCTTTATGGATTCGGTTAAATTCATAATTAATGCGTTCTTCAGTACGTTCTGACTCACTGTCTCCTCCAGCAACCGTTCCAGTGTAATTTGGAATTTCATCACCAGTACCAGCTACGCCACCTTCACCAGCTCCTGTACCTTCATAAAATTCGGTAATACGTTCTGCACTAACCGCTAACCCTTCCATGTCCTCTTCATTAATAGGCTCAACTAAGTCTTCTGTTCGCTGTTCCTGGGTAAAATCAATATCTGTTGTGACAGAGACAATGGCATTATTTGGTCCAACAACGGCATGAAGAAGTTGCATAATGGTTTGCTCTAAATCTGCTTCAATTTGTTGTTTAATTTCTCTTTGAGATTCAAACGAACCAGCTGCGTATGATGAATCTTCTTCTTGATATGTATAACTCATAAAATTTGAATCAGATAAAACGATATTTTCTACTGGTAGATTCGGTACGCTTCTTGCTATTAAGTGATAGAGTGCTTTTACTTGAGTTTGATCGAGGGTTGTACCCGGAGCTAAATCCAATACAACAGCGGCTGTAGCTGATTCTTGACCTGAATTTAACCAAACGCTGTCTTCCGCCAACGTAATAACAACATTGGCATTTTGTACACCTGATATGCTGCTTATTAACCCTGCTAACTCTGTCTGCATGAGAGAGCGTTCAATGACGGTGAATTCATTATCCGTCATCCCAAATCCCATTTGCTCTTGAAAGAAACTATAATCAATGCTTCCGCTTTGCGGTAATCCTTCGGCTGCTAAATCAACTTTTAAACGGTCCACTTCTCGCTCCGGAACGAGGATGGTTGTACCATCATTTGCTACTTCCGTTGTAACCCCTCTGCTTTCAAGTACTTCTTGAATTTGACCAGCCTCTGCTAGCGATAAATTGCTGTATAAAGGTGCATAATTTGTACGAAAGCTGAGCGCAATAAGCGCGGCAATAAGTAGCATTAGGACGAATACACTTGCCACAAGTAACACTTTCTGTATTTTTGTTCGCTCATTCCATTGAAGCTTTGCCTTATTTGCTATGTTCGTTACTTTTTCGTTCATGACGCCTCCACATAGAGTTTCATTATACTTGCATGCGCATCATTTCTTGATAGGCTTCTATTACTTTATTCCTTACTTCCAACGTACCTTGTAAAGCAACCGATGCTTTATTTGCCGCAATCATTACTTCATGAAGGTCAATCGGCTCTTTTCTCGCCATCGCTTGAGTGGCAGCGGAAGATTGCAATTGTGCTTCATTTACTTTTGATAAAGCATCTGTCAATACTTGTTGAAACGATTGATTCGTAGACACGCTTTGCTTAGAAGTCGTTCCTTGATCGATTCCTAATTGGAAAGGGGATTGCATGGAATGGATGTGCATGGAATTAGCTTACCTCCCGATTTCTAATGACTTCATCAGCATATTTTTACTTGCTTGGAGAGCCGTGACATTCGCCTCATAAGAGCGAGTAGCACTTGTCATATCCACCATCTCACGGGCAATATCAACATTCGGTTTTGCCACATATCCTAAATCGTTCGCATCTGGATGAGTAGGATCATAAATAAGACTTGAAGGCGTTTGGTCATTAACAATGCCCGTTGCCACTACCCCTTCATTCAATTGTTCTTTAGCTCGATTTAAATGACTTGAAAACGATTGGGATTGTTGTACAACCATTTTTCGTTGGTATGGTTGCCACTCCCCATTAACGAGTTCTGCTCTCGTCGTATCTGCATTGGCAATGTTACTTGATGCCACGTCCATTCTTAAACGCTGCATCGTTAAAGCAGAACTTGATACATTCATACTATCGAACATCTTGTTGCCTCCTATCTACTTCCTTTAATAGCAGTTTCTAATGATTGGAAATTACTAGATATCCGATCTACAAGCGCCTGATGGTAAAGTTGATTTTCTGCCATCTTACTCATCTGTTTATCAATATCAACACTATTGCCATTGTGATTATACTGTTGCACTCGCTCTTGTAATCCCAGTGAATGAGAGTGTGGCAGTGGAAAGGCCAAGTGTCGTTCGTTTGTTTGTTTCGCTTGAAACTCATTAGAATTTGACTGAGCCGTTTGTAGGACATTTTGAAATGAAACTGACTTCTCTTTGTAATCTGGCGTATCAACATTAGCGATATTAGACGAGATGACTTTCTGCTGATTAGCCGCAAAGTGAAGCGCTTCTTCTAAAACCGAAATCGATTGTGTCGTAAACATCATACCCTCCAATCACGTTAAAAAAGACCTACAACTTTTAAAATAAGCATATTTTTCCAGTTGCTTTACATATGATAAAATTTTACTAGTTATTTTATCTTTTGTCTAAGCACTTTTAGTTTTTTTTTGATTTTGAGCAAAAAGAACTAAGTACAAAAAGATTTAATAAAACTAAATGCCTATAAATAAATAAGGGTACACATCTAAAAACCTATATAAATTTTTCTAACTCTGCTAAAATAATGGAAATTGTACTATCCGAATGGAAATAGGTCTTATTTTCCAGCCTCTTCTACTCGCATCAAAAAAAGTGCTACAATCATACGATTGTAGCACTTTAACTTTAACGATTTAGTTTTCTTTTAAACGATCTAATTCAACTAAGAACTTATCATTTAATACTTTAATATACGTTCCTTTCATACCTAAAGAACGTGATTCAATAACACCAGCACTTTCTAACTTACGAAGCGCATTTACGATTACAGAACGTGTAATACCAACACGGTCAGCAATCTTGCTTGCTACAAGTAAGCCTTCTCTGCCATCAAGCTCTTCAAAAATATGCTCAACCGCTTCAAGCTCACTGTAAGACAATGAACTAATAGCCATTTGTACAACCGCTTTACTTCTTGCTTCCTCTTCAATTTCTTGCGTCTTTTCATGAAGGATTTCCATACCTACTACTGTAGCACCGTACTCAGCTAAAATTAAATCATCGTCACTGAAATGATTTTCTAATCTTGAAAGAATAAGAGAACCTAGACGTTGGCCGCCACCTTTAATTGGTACAATCGTTGTTAAGCCATTTTTAAAAATGTCGCGATTTTCAACAGGGAACGCTGTGTATTCACTGTCCACTTCAATATTTGCAGAAGTTTCTTCAATTTTGAAAAGACCTTCTGTATACTCTTCTGGAAATTGACGATCATCTAACATTTTTTTCATGCGATCATTTTCAATTTCTTCTTCAATTGAAAATCCAAGAAGCTTTCCTCTTCTACTTACAACAAAGACATTTGATCCAATTGCTTCTCGCAATGTGATCGCCATCTCTCTAAAGTTTACGTGCTGACCACTTGTCTTTTGTAGCATTTCGTTAATTTTCCTTGTTCTTGTTAATAAATCCATTACGATTCTCTCCTTAAATGTCTATAATATGAATTGACTTAAATCTTGATTCTTTGCAATTGTTCCGAGTTTTTCTTCAACGTACTGCTCTGTAATCTCCAGTTGCTCCATGTTGATGTTCGGTGCTTCAAACGATAGATCTTCTAGCAATTTTTCTAAAAGCGTGTGCAATCTTCTTGCGCCAATGTTTTCTGTTTCTTGATTTACTTGACTTGCAATCGTCGCAATCTTATGAACAGCTTTGTCTGAAAAATGAATTTCTATACCTTCCGTTTGCAAAAGAGCTTGATATTGCTTTGTTAACGCATTATCCGGTTCAACTAATATCCGGACAAAGTCATCAACTGATAAGCTTCCGAGCTCGACCCGTATCGGGAACCGACCTTGTAGTTCAGGAATGAGGTCTGACGGTTTAGCCATATGAAATGCCCCTGCTGCAATAAACAAAATGTGGTCTGTTTTCACAGCTCCATATTTAGTCACAACTGTTGACCCTTCTACAATTGGTAAAATGTCACGCTGTACACCTTCTCGTGATACATTTGCCCCTTGATCATTCTTTCCCGCTACTTTATCGATCTCATCTATGAATATCATGCCTACTTGTTCGGCACGTTTAATGGCTTCTTGCGTCACATCATCCATATCAATTAGCTTTTGCGCTTCCTCTTCTGTTAAAACGACCCGCGCATCAGCAACAGACATACGTCTTTTTTTCTTTTTCTTTGGAACCATATTCCCGAGCATTTCTTGCATATTCATGCCCATTTGCTCCATGCCAGCTCCACCTTGAAACAAATCCATGAAGCCTTGCGATTGTTCAGAAACTTCAATGGTTACGACTCGATCTTCTAGTTCGCCATTTACAAGTTTATCGTACATTTTCTTTTTCAAGTTTGCACGATTTACATCTTCTTCTTCCTTCTTGCTCTCATCTTCATCTTCTTCATCCCCTGGAGATTGAAACAGCATCTCAAACGGATTTTTATAATTATTTTCTTTCTTCAAAGATGGAACAAGAAGATTGATTAACTTCTTATCAGCTAATTCTTTTGCTTGTTCACGAACGAGGCCAACTCGCTCTTCTTTAACAAGCCGGACGCTAGACTCAACTAAGTCACGTACCATGGATTCGACATCTCGTCCTACATAACCAACTTCAGTAAACTTTGTCGCTTCAACTTTAATGAAGGGTGCACCAACAAGCTTTGCCAGTCTCCTAGCAATTTCTGTTTTCCCAACTCCTGTAGGACCAATCATTAAGATGTTTTTCGGTGTAATCTCATCTCTCATATCTTGATCTAAAAGAGTCCGACGATAGCGATTCCTTAAAGC from Shouchella hunanensis includes these protein-coding regions:
- a CDS encoding magnesium transporter MgtE N-terminal domain-containing protein is translated as MKKDKRKQSKMLLVSIFVPFILLLIVGYIYIGPLFGLPSAGSLFQENRSDVDQAVEETIAELEQEIIQLQTQLRETENELAVMSSTSQASEEETSVQETATVPEQVNVNTEQENRLRSVVNTYKEMSSKRAAAIIDELPFEEAFAHVQAMDESLRASIIGRLPAEKGAELIERLANEGG
- the fliJ gene encoding flagellar export protein FliJ, with amino-acid sequence MTFSFSLQQVMDVKKHDQIQAKKQVDLARASFERTATSLYERLKEKETLEKSVHSNQAVGMKVSECVQMSLYLSQLEKAIMKIKEETDQARVEMQRQEERYQFTARSHKQFERLKERQAQQYEQDERKREQQQMDEISVNQFNRALIG
- a CDS encoding FliI/YscN family ATPase; the protein is MWKQLIDQVEASTLYKWYGQVKKVTGLTIESSGPRSFIGELCYIWTGQDKKKKIRAEVVGFDHDRVLLMPLDRIDHIELGSLVETTKQSLMIPVGPALIGKLVDGVGTPFDLADGHIDSFDRFYPADSEPPPPMTRPRISETMSVGVKAIDSMLTMGKGQRVGIFAGSGVGKSTLMSMIAKQSDADVNVIALIGERGREVRDFIERDLGPEGLQKSVLIVVTSDQPPLQRVKGALTATAIAEYFRDQGLAVNLMMDSVTRFAMAHREIGLAIGEPPTSKGYPPSVFAKLPQLLERAGTSEKGTITAFYTVLVDGDDMNEPIADAVRGILDGHFILDRGLANKGQFPAIHLLKSVSRLMSELVSDDHAQAAKEMRRWLADYEETEDLIQLGAYKQGASPAIDRAIEAMPQLLQFLSQRSGECYDFSSTFAEMMHLVKGVKKE
- the fliH gene encoding flagellar assembly protein FliH; the protein is MSNVIRVSTELSKKRAIGIQQIEQNLPSEIESKSDIEVVKTLDDDSKQLVAQANREAEAILMEARARAQQIDVELAERATQLEQQWEERKLQAQSEGYETGFNAGESQALSIYEGKLTEARHLLEQAQDEVEQSIERNEPFLIELALSIVRRVLKSELEHENTLATMLAQILQEVKDMELIKVYVHPSWYKKLVDSKAELQQQLPACQDFRIIPDAQRNETECVIVTNAGRLDASLDTQLLELKQQLMRVIGKDYVETTN
- the fliG gene encoding flagellar motor switch protein FliG, with the protein product MAIVQLTGKQKAAVLLISLGPDSAAQVYKHLSEEEIELLSLEISAVRKIDKETQANVLDEFKAIVDAREYLSQGGIGYARSVLEKALGEEEAASVIDRLAATIQVRPFDFARKLDPSQILNFIQHEHPQTIAVVLSYIPSKQAGQIISSLPEMIQTDVARRIAMMDRSSPEVISQVEKVLEEKLSQTITQDYTEAGGIEAVVEVLNGVDRSTERTILDGLYIQDPELAEEIKKRMFVFEDIVTLEKRAIQRVIRDVQNDDLQLALKVASDDVKESIFSNMSQRMAEAFRDEMEYMGPVRLRDVEEAQSRIVAKIRDLEDMGEIVLARTNGEDILV
- the fliF gene encoding flagellar basal-body MS-ring/collar protein FliF — its product is MNEKVTNIANKAKLQWNERTKIQKVLLVASVFVLMLLIAALIALSFRTNYAPLYSNLSLAEAGQIQEVLESRGVTTEVANDGTTILVPEREVDRLKVDLAAEGLPQSGSIDYSFFQEQMGFGMTDNEFTVIERSLMQTELAGLISSISGVQNANVVITLAEDSVWLNSGQESATAAVVLDLAPGTTLDQTQVKALYHLIARSVPNLPVENIVLSDSNFMSYTYQEEDSSYAAGSFESQREIKQQIEADLEQTIMQLLHAVVGPNNAIVSVTTDIDFTQEQRTEDLVEPINEEDMEGLAVSAERITEFYEGTGAGEGGVAGTGDEIPNYTGTVAGGDSESERTEERINYEFNRIHKEIIESPYRIRDVSIQAMVNPPEGMMQLPAQQMDNLSAMLNTIVETTIPATVEEAPAATNRVSISSVPFAESAQIENEQPAQGIPMWMIIAAVALLLFIVLLIVLLIRTRKQADTIAIEDQSTHLDIEEDEPIRFNEKEEKEEKKQLKELNQLANQNPEEFSKLLRTWLSED
- the fliE gene encoding flagellar hook-basal body complex protein FliE gives rise to the protein MHIHSMQSPFQLGIDQGTTSKQSVSTNQSFQQVLTDALSKVNEAQLQSSAATQAMARKEPIDLHEVMIAANKASVALQGTLEVRNKVIEAYQEMMRMQV
- the flgC gene encoding flagellar basal body rod protein FlgC is translated as MFDSMNVSSSALTMQRLRMDVASSNIANADTTRAELVNGEWQPYQRKMVVQQSQSFSSHLNRAKEQLNEGVVATGIVNDQTPSSLIYDPTHPDANDLGYVAKPNVDIAREMVDMTSATRSYEANVTALQASKNMLMKSLEIGR
- the flgB gene encoding flagellar basal body rod protein FlgB → MFTTQSISVLEEALHFAANQQKVISSNIANVDTPDYKEKSVSFQNVLQTAQSNSNEFQAKQTNERHLAFPLPHSHSLGLQERVQQYNHNGNSVDIDKQMSKMAENQLYHQALVDRISSNFQSLETAIKGSR
- the codY gene encoding GTP-sensing pleiotropic transcriptional regulator CodY is translated as MDLLTRTRKINEMLQKTSGQHVNFREMAITLREAIGSNVFVVSRRGKLLGFSIEEEIENDRMKKMLDDRQFPEEYTEGLFKIEETSANIEVDSEYTAFPVENRDIFKNGLTTIVPIKGGGQRLGSLILSRLENHFSDDDLILAEYGATVVGMEILHEKTQEIEEEARSKAVVQMAISSLSYSELEAVEHIFEELDGREGLLVASKIADRVGITRSVIVNALRKLESAGVIESRSLGMKGTYIKVLNDKFLVELDRLKEN
- the hslU gene encoding ATP-dependent protease ATPase subunit HslU — encoded protein: MTSSLTPSQIVERLNQYIVGQQGAKRSVAIALRNRYRRTLLDQDMRDEITPKNILMIGPTGVGKTEIARRLAKLVGAPFIKVEATKFTEVGYVGRDVESMVRDLVESSVRLVKEERVGLVREQAKELADKKLINLLVPSLKKENNYKNPFEMLFQSPGDEEDEDESKKEEEDVNRANLKKKMYDKLVNGELEDRVVTIEVSEQSQGFMDLFQGGAGMEQMGMNMQEMLGNMVPKKKKKRRMSVADARVVLTEEEAQKLIDMDDVTQEAIKRAEQVGMIFIDEIDKVAGKNDQGANVSREGVQRDILPIVEGSTVVTKYGAVKTDHILFIAAGAFHMAKPSDLIPELQGRFPIRVELGSLSVDDFVRILVEPDNALTKQYQALLQTEGIEIHFSDKAVHKIATIASQVNQETENIGARRLHTLLEKLLEDLSFEAPNINMEQLEITEQYVEEKLGTIAKNQDLSQFIL